Genomic segment of Umezawaea sp. Da 62-37:
TGCGCAGCGGTCGCCGCCGAGCCGCTCGGGAGGCCGCCGAGGAGGAAGCACCGGCCGTGCTGGCCCCGCAGGCGGAACCGGTGGAGGCCCAGTCGCCCTCCGAGCCCGGTTACGAGCCGGACCAGGAGGTCGTGAACGTCCTGGAGACCCTGGAAGCCGCGGGCCTGCTGGACAAGCGCCGCAGCGGAGGCCGCAGGCGGGCGCCAGACGCCGAGGACGACACCGCCCAGGACACCCCGACGGACGAGGACCCTGCCGCCCGGTGGCCCGAGCAGCCCGCCGCGGAGGCGCAGATCCCCAAGTGGCGGGTCGAACCGCCGCAGCGCCCGCGTCCCGCCGAGGAGCCTCCGCAACCGCCTCCGGCGAACCTGTTCGACGCCCCCACGATGGTGCAGCCCGCCGTCGGTGCCGACGGCCTCCCCGTCGTCCGACCGAACACCGGCCTGGGCGCCGCCCTCGTCAAGGGCCCGGTGATCCCACCGGCCCGCAGCCCGCAGTCCCCCCAGGAACAACCCCGCCACCCCGGCGCGGGCCTGGAACCCCCACGCCCGCCGGAGCCCCCGCGCTCCGCCGCCCCGAACGCCCCCGGCGCCCCGCTCACCCGTGGCTCCGACACCGAGTTCCCACCCAGGCTCGACGGCTCGACCCCCGTGGGCTCGCACGGCAACCCGGCTCCCGGTGCCCACTCCCCGGACGCCCTGCCCGAGTCGGCCCGCTGGTCCAACCGCAACTCCGCCACCGGCGCCAACACCCCACCCGGCTTCCCCACCTCCGGCCCAGCCCCCGCGGACCGGCCCGCAGGCCCCTCCGCCAACCCGCACACCCCCGGCCACCCCGCCGGGCCCGGCACCCCGTGGCCCGACGGCACCTTCGGCGCCCAACCACCCCAGGGCTTCGCCGGTTCGCCGGGTGCCGGCCCCGCCGGGTCCGGTCCGGAGTCGGGTCAGTGGCCGAACGGTGCTTCGGCCACTGGGCCGTCCCGTGGTTCGGATTCGGCCGCGCGGACCGATGGTGGGTTCGGCGGGCAGGGGCCCGCCGGGTCGCCGGGTGGCCAGGGCAGGTCCGGCAGCGAATCCGGTCAGTGGCCGAGCGGTGCTCCGGACGCGGGCGTGCCTCGGGCTCCGGCCACCGGTGCCGGTTCCGATGTCGCCCCGTGGGCTGACGGCGGTGTGGGCGGGCAGTCGCCACGAGGTTTCGCCGCAGCGGGCGGTGACGAGTCCGGTCGCTGGTCGGATGACGAGTCGTCCCGTGGCCCGGCTTCGGGTGCCGCCTCCTGGGCGGATGGCGGTTTCGGCGCGCAGGTGCCGCATGGACATCCCGGCTCACCCGGTTCCGGACCGGCCGGGCCCGGTTCCGACATCGGCTCGTGGGCCGACAACGGTTTCGGCGCGCAGTCGCCCCAGGGCGCTCCCGGCTCACCGAGCGGTGCTTCCGGTACGGAGTCCGGTCGCTGGTCGGACGGTGACCCCGGCGCGGGGGCGTCCCGCGGAGACGCGGGATCGGCCGGTGCCGAGTCCGACCGGTGGGGTGACGACGCTTCCGGGTCGCGGCCCGGTGCCGCCGAACCGGCTCGTGGCCCCGACAGCCCGCCGACGCGGGCGCCCGGTGGCATTCCGGGGTCCGAGTCCGTGCGGTGGACCAACCGGCCCTCGGCCCCGGAGTCGTCGCTCGGCCCCGCGGGCATCCCGCCCGGTCTGTGGACCGACGGGATCGTGAGCGTGGACGTGTTCGGGGCCGGGCTGTCCGACGGCGGGCCGGGTTCCGAGTCCGCGCGGTGGCTCAACCGCGCCTCGGCCGCCGAACCGCCGCGCGGCAACCCCGACGCGGGCATGCCCCGGCGATCCGACAACGACCCCGGACCCGCCAAGCAGGAGAACACGCCCCCGCGCGCTCCCGGTGCGCCATTCCCGCCCGGCTTCGGCGGTTCGTCCGGCGTGTGGCCGGGTCCCGACACCAACCGCCCGTCCGGCGCGGCGAACGGCCACGCGGAGATCGTCGGACCGGACGCGCCTGCGGGTACCGGCGGTCCGGACACCGACCCCGCTCCGCGCTCCGACCACGGGACCGGCGTCAGCCACCAGGCGAACCAAGTCGATCAGACGGACCAAGCGTTCGGCGTCGACTCGCCCGGCCGTTCCGGACCCGGGTCCGCCGGATCGTCGGACGGCATCAGGGCGTCCATGCCCGAACCGGACTACGGCACCGAGCCGCCGCGCCCGCCCGACCCGGTCACCCCGACCCCGATCCGCGAACCCGAGCCGGAACCCGACCATGTGCCGTCCGTCCCGGATCCCGACGACATCCCGGACATCCCCATCCCGGACCCGATTCCCCGGCCGCCGACGAGCAGCGGGTTCGACCTCGGGCGGTCGCGGTTCCTCAGTTCCGCGGACGTCGAGGACGACCTGCCCGACATGCCCGGACCGCCCCGGACCGTCCCGGCAGGGGAGCCGGAACCGACACCCGAGGAGCCGGTGGACCCGTTCGTCACCGCGGTCGTGGTGGGCGACCGGACCATCGAGGTCCCCAGCGCGGCCCGCGCGTCGCGCAGGCACAAGAGTGATCTCAGTCTCGCCGAACTGTTGACCGAGGCCCTGGTCGCCTACGAGACCGGGCGGCGCTCGGACCCCGAGGCCGACCAGACGGCGGGCGAGGAGATCGCGGACTGGATCTCGTCCTCCGGGACGCCCGCCGAGCCGATCTCGCCCGACCGGCTGGAGCGGGCGGGCCACCGCGCCGCCGAGCCCGGCCGCGAGCCGACGGACTCGGAGAAGACCACGTACCTGACCCCGGTGCGCGACGTCGAGTCGACCGGCCCGATCCACGAGGGCGGGCCGGACGACGAGTCGGGGCCGCCCTACGACCGGTGGACGCTTCCCGAATCATGAGAATGTGATTTGAGGTTTTAATAAGGTTTCCCACCGGTAACAAAGCCGTGGCGTCGATAAAGACGGGAAAAGCCGTTTTACCCGGCTTTCCGGAAAGTCGCCGAGGTTGTTCGATTCAGTAACCGGGGCATTGCCACCCCGTTCCGACGTGCCATCTACTGTGGTGGCCGGACCCGGTACACAGAGGTGCCGGATAGCTTGGAGAGTCGCCTGAACATGACCTCGACTGGAGCCCCGTCCCGTTCCGAGTTCGACGCCGGCCGTGCCGAGCCGGGCGAAAGCCGCTCGGCCAGTCCCGAGCAGGTGCGGGATGAATTGATCGAACGGGCTGCCGCCGCCGCGCCGGAACTCGCCGATCTCATCCGCCTGTACTACCGCCACGTGCCCGCCGAGGAAGTCAACGACGACGACCCCGTGGACCTGCTGGGCGCGGTGCGGTCCAACCACCAACTCGCCGAGTCGCGGGTGCCCGGCCGCCCGGCCGTGCGCATCCTCAACCCGACCCGCGCGCACGACGGGTGGACCTGCCCGGTCACCGTCGTGCAGGTCGTCACCGACGACATGCCCTACCTGGTCGACTCGGTCGCCTCCGAGCTGACCCGCGGCGGAGTCCAGGTCCAGCGGGTGGTGCACCCGATCGTCGTGGTCCGCCGCGACCCGGTGACCGGTGACCTGCACGAGGTCCTGCCGCTCGCGGACCCGTCCGCGCCGCCGTCGGACGCGATCGCCGAGTCGTGGATGAACATCGAGGTCGACCTGATCACGGACCCCGACCGGGCCCGCGAGCTGGAGACCAGGCTGCACACGGTGCTCAACGACGTCCGCGAGGTCGTCGAGGACACCGACAAGATGGCGGCCACCGCCCGTCAGCTCGCCGACCGGCTGGACTCCGATCCGCCGCGGCTGTCGGGGGACGAGACGAGCGACGGCGCGAAGCTGCTGCGCTGGCTCGCCGACGACCACTTCACCTTCCTGGGCTACCGCCAGTACGAGCTGATCCGCGACGACCCGGCGACCGGCGGCGAACCGGCCCTGCGCGCGGTCCTCGCCTCCGGTCTCGGCGTGCTGCGCCAGGACAGCCTCGCGGCGCGCAGCCTCACCGCCGGGCCGGACGCGGGCGCGCAGGCGCTGGCCCCGGAACTGCTGGTGCTGACCCAGGCCAGCGCCCAGTCGAGCGTGCACCGCTCGGTGTACCCGTACTACGTGGGCGTGAAGACGTTCGACGCCGACGGCCGGGTGACCGGCGAGCACCGGTTCCTCGGCGTGTTCGGCACGACCGCCCTGCACGAGGACGTGCTCGACATCCCGGTCATCGAACGCCGGGTGCGCGACGTGATCCACCGCGCTGGCTTCCCGCTGCACTCGTACTCGGGGCAGCGGATGCTCGAAGTGATCCAGAACTACCCGCGCACCGAGCTGTTCTCGGTCGACGCCGACACGCTCTACGCGACCGTCGCGGGCGTGATCGCGCTCGCCGAACGCCGCCGGCTGCGGCTGTTCCTGCGCCGCGACCCGTACGGCCGCTTCTACTCGTGCCTGGTGTACCTGCCGCGCGACCGCTACACGACGACGTCGCGGCTGGCCATGCAGGAGGTGCTGCTCGACGCGCTGGGCGGCGTCAACCTGGAGTACAGCGCCCGCATAGGGGAGTCCGCTCTGGCGCGGGTGCACTTCATGGTGCACACCGACCCGGCCCGCACGGTCGACGTCGACGCGGTCGACCTGCAGAACCGGCTCGCCGAGGCCGTGCGCAGCTGGGACGACCGGATGGTCGACGCCGTGCTCGCCGAGCAGGGCGACGGCGGTCAGACCGGCGGTCTGGGCGCCGAGTCGGCCAGCGAGCAGGGCCAGCGGTTCGCCGCGGCCTTCCCGGAGGCCTACAAGGAGGACTTCTCCGCGGCCGACGGCCTGGCGGACTTCCGCCGGATCGAGGCGCTGCGGCCCGGCGACCTGGACATGGTCTTCTACATGCCGGACGACGCCGAGCCGGGGGAACGGCGGTTCAAGCTGTTCCTGGCGGGCGACCGGATCACGCTGTCGCAGGTGCTGCCGATGTTGCAGCGCATGGGCGTCGTCGTGGTCGACGAGCGCCCGTACGACCTCACCCGCGAGGACGGCGTGCTGTGCTGGATCTACGACTTCGGCCTGCGCATCGAGTCGAAGATCCTGGACCGGCTGAACGAGTCGGACCTGGACACCGTGCAGACCCGGTTCCAGGACGCGTTCGCCGCCGCGTGGCGCGGTGAGGCGGAGGTCGACGGCTTCAACACCCTGGTGCTCCAGGCGGGTCTGACGTGGCAGCAGGCCGCGATGCTGCGCGCGTACGCGAAGTACCTGCGCCAGGCGGGCACGCCCTACAGCCAGGACTACATCGAGGACGTCGTCCTCGGCCACACCGAGGTCGCGAGCGAGCTCGTGCACCTCTTCGAGGCCCGCTTCGACCCGGCGCTGGACGACGCGAACCGCGAGGCCCGCACCGAGTCGCTGGTCGGAAACCTGGCCAAGCTGATCGACGACGTCACGAGCCTGGACGCCGACCGCATCCTGCGCAGCCTGCTCACGCTCGTGCAGGCCACGCTGCGGACGAACTACTTCTTCCGCGACGCCGACGGCTCCGCGCGCCCGTACCTGGCCGTGAAGCTGAACCCGCAGGCCATCCCGGAGCTGCCGCAGCCCCGGCCGCGGTTCGAGATCTTCGTGTACTCGCCCCGCATCGAGGGCGTGCACCTGCGCTTCGGCGCGGTCGCGCGCGGCGGGCTGCGCTGGTCGGACCGGCGGGAGGACTTCCGCACGGAGGTACTCGGCCTGGTCAAGGCGCAGGCCGTGAAGAACGCGGTCATCGTGCCGGTCGGGGCCAAGGGCGGGTTCGTCGTCAAGCGCCCGCCCGCCACGACGGGAGACACCGGCCTGGACCGCGAGGCGTTCCTGGCGGAGGGCATCGCCTGCTACCGCCAGTTCATCTCCGGCCTGCTGGACCTGACCGACAACCTCGACTCGGGCAAGGTCGTCCCCGCGCCGCAGGTCGTCCGGCACGACGGCGACGACACCTACCTCGTGGTCGCGGCGGACAAGGGCACCGCCCAGTTCTCCGACATCGCCAACGAGGTCGCCATCTCCTACGGCTTCTGGCTCGGCGACGCGTTCGCCTCCGGCGGCTCGGTCGGCTACGACCACAAGGCCATGGGCATCACGGCCAAGGGCGCGTGGGAGAGCGTGAAGCGCAACTTCCGCGAGCTGGGCGTGAACACCCAGTCCGAGGAGTTCACCGTCGTCGGCGTCGGCGACATGTCCGGTGACGTGTTCGGCAACGGCATGCTGCTGTCCGAGCACATCCGGCTGGTCGCGGCGTTCGACCACCGGCACATCTTCATCGACCCCACCCCGGCCGCCGCGCCGTCGTTCGCCGAGCGCAAGCGGCTCTTCGAGCTGCCGCGCTCGTCCTGGGCGGACTACGACCTCGGCCTGGTCAGCGCCGGTGGCGGTGTCTGGCCGCGCACGGCCAAGTCCATCCCGATCAGCCCCGAGGCGCGGGCCGCGCTCGGCATCGACGACGACGTCGTGAAGCTGTCGCCGCACGAGCTGATGAAGGCGATCCTGCTGTCGCCGGTCGACCTGCTGTGGAACGGCGGCATCGGCACGTACGTGAAGGCGGCGACCGAGACGCACTCCGAGGTCGGCGACAAGGCCAACGACGGGCTGCGCGTCAACGGCGCGGACCTGCGGGTCAAGGTCGTCGGCGAGGGCGGCAACCTCGGCCTCACCCAGCGCGGCCGGATCGAGTTCGCCCGCAAGGGCGGCAAGGTCAACACCGACGCCCTGGACAACTCGGCCGGTGTCGACTGCTCCGACCACGAGGTCAACATCAAGATCCTGCTGGACCAGCTCGTCCGCGAGGGCAAGTTCGACCAGGACCAGCGCAACGACCTGCTCGGGCAGATGACCGACGAGGTCGGCGAGCTGGTGCTGTCGGACAACTACTCGCAGAACGCCGTGATGGGCGTCAGCCGGGCGCACGCCGTGCCGATGCTGTCGGTGCACGCCAGGCTCGTCGCGGACCTGGAGAAGCGCGGCGTGCTCGACCGCGAGCTGGAAGCGCTGCCCAGCACCGCCCAGTTCCGCGCGATGGAGAAGGCGGAGCAGGGGCTCACCTCGCCCGAGCTGTGCACGCTGCTCGCGCACGTGAAGCTCGCGCTCAAGGAGGACGTGCTCGCCAGCGACCTGCCGGAGATCGAGACGTTCGCCCGCAAGCTGCCGGAGTACTTCCCCAGCGAGCTGCGCGAGCGCTTCGACGACGTGATCCCCGCGCACCCGCTGCGCAAGCAGATCACGACGACCGTGCTCGTCAACGAGGTCGTCGACGGCGCGGGCATCTCCTACCCGTTCCGCCTGACCGAGGAGATCAGCGCGTCCCCGACCGACGCGGTCCGCGCGTTCGCCGTGGTCACCGGGATCTTCGGCCTCAAGGCGCACTGGGAGGAGATCCGCTCGCTGGACAACGTGCTCGCCACGGACGTCACCGACGAGATGATCCTCGAATCGCGGCGCCTGCTCGACCGCGCGTCGCGCTGGCTGCTGTCGAACCGCCCGCAGCCGCTCCAGGTGGGGTCCACGATCTCGAGGTTCGCCGGAGTCGTCGCCGAGCTGGCGGGCAAGGTCCCGGACCTGTTGCAGGGCCGGGAACGCACCTCGCTCGACCTGCACGTCGCCCGGCTCGTCAACGCGGGCGTCTCCCAGGACCTCGCGTGCCGCGTCGCCTCGCAGCTGTTCACCTACAGCCTGCTCGACATCACCGAGATCGCCGAGCTCGCCGAACGCGAGGCGGGCGACGGCACGGGCCTGCTCCCGGAGCGCTCGCACCTGGAGACCGCGGAGCTGTACCACGCGCTGTCCGAGCACCTGGACATGGACCACATGCTCAGCTCGGTCAGCGCGCTGGAACGCGGCAACCGCTGGCACGCCCTCGCCAGGCTCGCCCTGCGCGACGACTTCTACTCCTCGCTGCGCTCCATCACGCTCGACGTGCTGCGCATCAGCGACCCCGGCGACAGCCCGGAGGAGAAGATCGCCACCTGGGAGCAGATGAACGCCTCGCGCCTGAGCCGCGCACGGGCGGCGCTCGAGGAGATCAACCAGGCCAACCGCCTGGACCTCGCCACCCTGTCCGTGGCGGCCCGCCAGATCCGCAGCATGGTGCTCTGACGGTCGGCTGAAGTGCTTGGGGTGTCCCGGTTCGCCCGAACCGGGACACCCCGATCCTTTTCCGGACAACACGAACAGGGCCTCCCGGAATTCAGGACCCCCCGAATCCGGACGCTACAGGCGGGTACCGACAAAAACGCCTCTCCCGCTTAGCTGAAACCGCTTACCCGAAACTGTCGTACCCCTTCCGTACGATGTGCATCGGGGGTTCTCACGACTGGGGGACGCCCGGTCCGCCATGCGAGTCGCTGCCGCCGACGCCCACTCCGCTCGTCTTCCGGAAATGTCGTACCCCGCCCGTGATGTGAGAGTCGGGGGGTCCCCACGAGCGGGGACCCCTGGCTCACCGCGACCGTCCCGACGGCACCGGCCGCGGCCGACTCCGGCGCTCCCACCCCGCACCTGCCGCCCGCACCCGAGCAGAGCCGGTGACCTCCGGGTCCACCACCGCGCGGTGCCGCCGAACTCCGCCGCCGGGTCGACGAGGACACTCGATAGGCTGGGCGTATTCCACAGACTTGCAGGAGGCGCGTTCCGTTGGGTGTGTTCGTCACGGGGGTACGTCCGCGGTGGTCGGACATGGACGCGTTCGGTCACGTCAACCACGCCAACACGGTGACGCTCCTCGAAGAGGCCCGCGTCGACCTGCTGTTCACCGAGGCGGCGCGGCACGGGGTGACGGACATGACCAACGGCATGGTGGTGGCCCGGCTGGTGGTGGACTACCTGACGCCGATCGTGTTCACCGGGGACGAGATCGTGGTGGAGATGTCCGTGCGCGAGCTGCGCTCGGCGTCGTTCCTGCTCGACTACGTGGTGCGCGACCAGCGCGGTGACGACGGTGTGATCGTGACGAAGGCGGAAACGCTCATGGTGCCCTACAACGTGGCGGCCGCCCGGCCGAGGCGTCTCGACGAGGCCGAACGCGACTTCCTCGCGGGCTGGCGTGCCGGAGGCAACGGTGCCTGAACTGGTGTTCGCCGACCCTGCGGAGCGGGACGACCTCGGGGCGTTCGTCGCCCGCGCGGTGCGGCTGGAGTCGCAGGCGGTGGTGCGGCTGCGCAACCGGTCCGAGGGCGAGCTGGTCGACGCGTGGGTGGCGACGCCGTTCGACGCGCTGGCCACCCGCACGGTCGCGGGCCGGGTGGAGCCGTCGGACGTGACGGTGTCCGGCAGCGACCTGCTGATGGGGCTGGCCGTCGTGCGCAGCGCCACGGTCGACCCCGGCCCGGCCAAGGACCTGATGTGGCGCTCCGCCCTGCCCCCGACCACCGGGTGGCTGCCGGTCGATCGGTTGCCCGGCAGCGTCGTGTCCGGTCTCGCGGACGAGGGTGTGGCGTTGGCGCGGGAGAACGCGGGCCCGCACGGCACGCCGCCCGCGTCGCTGCTCGACCAGACGGTGATCACCGTCAGCGGGTCCGGATTGGACGTGAAGGTGCCGCTGCGGTGCCTGTTCGCGTTGTCCGGCATGGGTTTCCTCGGCACGTCCGAGGAGGACGAGGTGCGCGTGACCGCCACGGACTCGTGGCTGCGCATCGACGCCCGCTTCGGCGCGATCGTCCGCCGGAGGCACTCGATGCTCCCGCTGCTCGTGTGAGCGGGAGCCACCTGGTCGATGAACGACTACGGTGGAACCAGGGGCATGGCTCGCTGGGGGAGCACATGGAATTTCGGGTTCTCGGACCGGTGGAGGCGTACCGCGCTGGTGCGGCCGTGCCGGTCGGCGGGCCCAAGCCGCGCACGCTGCTGGCCCTGCTGGCCGTGCACGCGGGCCGGGTCGTCTCGCAGGAGCAGTTGGTCGACGCCGTGTGGGGCGACGATCCGCCGGAGCAGACCCGCGCCGCCGTCTACACCTACGTGTCCACGCTGCGCCGGGCGTTCGGCGACGACGCCGACGTGCTGGGCCGCAGCGGCGGCGGCTACCTGCTCGACGCCCCGTCCGACCTGGTCGACCTGCACGTGTTCACCACGGAGGTCGGCGCGGGCCGCCGGGCGCTCGCCGACGGCGACATCGAGGAGGCCGCCGCCCGGTTCACCGCCGCGCTGGCCGTGTGGCGCGGACCGGCGCTCGGCGGCGCCCAGGGCGTCTGGGCGGAGGGCGAGCGGTCCCGGCTGGAGGAGCTGCGGCTGGCCGCGCTGGAGGACCGGGTGGACGCGGACCTGGCGATAGGCCGCGGTGACGCGCTGGTCCCCGAGCTGAGCGCCGCGGTCGCCGCGCACCCGTTGCGCGAACGCCTGCGCAGCCAGCTCATGCTGGCGCTCTACCAGTCGGGCAGGCAGGCCGACGCCCTCGCCTGCTACCAGGAGGGCCGCCGCGTCCTGCTGGATGAGCTGGGCCTGGAACCGGGGCAGGCGCTGCGGTCGACGCACGACCGGATCCTGCGCGCCGACGACGACTCCGACGCACCGCCCACGTCGAGGCCGGACGCCGCCGGGCCGCCGGTGGTGCCGCAGCGGCCGAGCCAGCTGCCGTTCGACATCGCCGACTTCACCGGCCGGTCGGCGGAGGTCGCCGAGCTGACCGGCCACCTGTCCTCGGAGGGCACCGCGGTCCGGCTGTGCGCGATCTCCGGCCAGCCGGGCGCGGGCAAGTCGACGCTGGCCATGCACGTCGCGCACGCCGTCCGCGCGCACTTCCCGGACGGCCAGCTCTACGCCACGCTGCGCGGGGTCCAAGCCGTGCGCGCGGACCCGGCGGAGGTGCTGGCCGGGTTCCTGCGGGCGCTCGGCGTGGCCGACGCGGCGATCCCGGTCGACCTGGACGAACGCGCCCGGCTCTACCGCACGCTGCTGGCCGACCGGCGGGTCCTGGTCGTGCTCGACAACGCCGCCGACGAGCGCCAGGTCCGACCGCTGCTGCCCGGTGGGGCGGCGTGCGCGGTGCTCGTGACCAGCCGGGAACGGCTCGGAGCGCTCGGTGGCGCGACCCAGTTGGGCCTGAGCGTCCTCGACGACGCGGCGGCGTTCGAACTGCTCGACCGGGTCATCGGCGACGGCCGGGCCGCGGCCGAACCGGACGCCGCGCACGACCTCGTGCGGCTGTGCGGACGGCTGCCGCTGGCCGTGCGCATCGCGGGCGCGCGCCTGGCCGCCCGGCCGCAGTGGAAGCTGTCGCGCCTGGTCGAACGCCTGCGCGTGCAGCGCCGGGTGCTCCAGGAGCTGACGATGGGCGACCTGGAGGTGCGCGGCAGCCTCGCGCTGAGCTACGACGGCCTGGCCGGGCGGGAGCGGGCCGCGCTGCGCCGGATCGGGCTGCTCGACGTGTCCACGTTCGGCGGCTGGCTGGTCGCCCCGCTGATCGACTGCTCGCCGGAGGACGGCGAGGAGGTGGTCGAACGGCTCGTCGACGCGCAGCTCCTCGACGTCGTGGCCAGCGACGGGAGCGGCGCGCTCCGGTACCAGCTGCACGACCTGACCCGCGCGTTCGCCCGTGAACGCGGGGAGGTGGAGGAGTCCGAGGCCGAGGTCCGGGCCGCCTGCACGCGCGCGGCGGAGTGCTGGCTGACCCTCGTCGAGACCGCCGGTCAACGGATGCCGCACGCCACCCTGGAGGTCTCGGCGACCCCGAGCACCTCGCCGTACCTGGACCAGGACCTGGCCGACGAGCTGCTCGTCGACCCGGAGGCCTGGTTCGACGCCGAGCAGTCCGACCTGGTGGGCGTGGTCGAGCGGATCAGCGAGCTGGACCTCACCGACGTCGCGACCCGCCTCGCCGCCGCGCTGTGCTCGT
This window contains:
- a CDS encoding NAD-glutamate dehydrogenase: MTSTGAPSRSEFDAGRAEPGESRSASPEQVRDELIERAAAAAPELADLIRLYYRHVPAEEVNDDDPVDLLGAVRSNHQLAESRVPGRPAVRILNPTRAHDGWTCPVTVVQVVTDDMPYLVDSVASELTRGGVQVQRVVHPIVVVRRDPVTGDLHEVLPLADPSAPPSDAIAESWMNIEVDLITDPDRARELETRLHTVLNDVREVVEDTDKMAATARQLADRLDSDPPRLSGDETSDGAKLLRWLADDHFTFLGYRQYELIRDDPATGGEPALRAVLASGLGVLRQDSLAARSLTAGPDAGAQALAPELLVLTQASAQSSVHRSVYPYYVGVKTFDADGRVTGEHRFLGVFGTTALHEDVLDIPVIERRVRDVIHRAGFPLHSYSGQRMLEVIQNYPRTELFSVDADTLYATVAGVIALAERRRLRLFLRRDPYGRFYSCLVYLPRDRYTTTSRLAMQEVLLDALGGVNLEYSARIGESALARVHFMVHTDPARTVDVDAVDLQNRLAEAVRSWDDRMVDAVLAEQGDGGQTGGLGAESASEQGQRFAAAFPEAYKEDFSAADGLADFRRIEALRPGDLDMVFYMPDDAEPGERRFKLFLAGDRITLSQVLPMLQRMGVVVVDERPYDLTREDGVLCWIYDFGLRIESKILDRLNESDLDTVQTRFQDAFAAAWRGEAEVDGFNTLVLQAGLTWQQAAMLRAYAKYLRQAGTPYSQDYIEDVVLGHTEVASELVHLFEARFDPALDDANREARTESLVGNLAKLIDDVTSLDADRILRSLLTLVQATLRTNYFFRDADGSARPYLAVKLNPQAIPELPQPRPRFEIFVYSPRIEGVHLRFGAVARGGLRWSDRREDFRTEVLGLVKAQAVKNAVIVPVGAKGGFVVKRPPATTGDTGLDREAFLAEGIACYRQFISGLLDLTDNLDSGKVVPAPQVVRHDGDDTYLVVAADKGTAQFSDIANEVAISYGFWLGDAFASGGSVGYDHKAMGITAKGAWESVKRNFRELGVNTQSEEFTVVGVGDMSGDVFGNGMLLSEHIRLVAAFDHRHIFIDPTPAAAPSFAERKRLFELPRSSWADYDLGLVSAGGGVWPRTAKSIPISPEARAALGIDDDVVKLSPHELMKAILLSPVDLLWNGGIGTYVKAATETHSEVGDKANDGLRVNGADLRVKVVGEGGNLGLTQRGRIEFARKGGKVNTDALDNSAGVDCSDHEVNIKILLDQLVREGKFDQDQRNDLLGQMTDEVGELVLSDNYSQNAVMGVSRAHAVPMLSVHARLVADLEKRGVLDRELEALPSTAQFRAMEKAEQGLTSPELCTLLAHVKLALKEDVLASDLPEIETFARKLPEYFPSELRERFDDVIPAHPLRKQITTTVLVNEVVDGAGISYPFRLTEEISASPTDAVRAFAVVTGIFGLKAHWEEIRSLDNVLATDVTDEMILESRRLLDRASRWLLSNRPQPLQVGSTISRFAGVVAELAGKVPDLLQGRERTSLDLHVARLVNAGVSQDLACRVASQLFTYSLLDITEIAELAEREAGDGTGLLPERSHLETAELYHALSEHLDMDHMLSSVSALERGNRWHALARLALRDDFYSSLRSITLDVLRISDPGDSPEEKIATWEQMNASRLSRARAALEEINQANRLDLATLSVAARQIRSMVL
- a CDS encoding BTAD domain-containing putative transcriptional regulator translates to MEFRVLGPVEAYRAGAAVPVGGPKPRTLLALLAVHAGRVVSQEQLVDAVWGDDPPEQTRAAVYTYVSTLRRAFGDDADVLGRSGGGYLLDAPSDLVDLHVFTTEVGAGRRALADGDIEEAAARFTAALAVWRGPALGGAQGVWAEGERSRLEELRLAALEDRVDADLAIGRGDALVPELSAAVAAHPLRERLRSQLMLALYQSGRQADALACYQEGRRVLLDELGLEPGQALRSTHDRILRADDDSDAPPTSRPDAAGPPVVPQRPSQLPFDIADFTGRSAEVAELTGHLSSEGTAVRLCAISGQPGAGKSTLAMHVAHAVRAHFPDGQLYATLRGVQAVRADPAEVLAGFLRALGVADAAIPVDLDERARLYRTLLADRRVLVVLDNAADERQVRPLLPGGAACAVLVTSRERLGALGGATQLGLSVLDDAAAFELLDRVIGDGRAAAEPDAAHDLVRLCGRLPLAVRIAGARLAARPQWKLSRLVERLRVQRRVLQELTMGDLEVRGSLALSYDGLAGRERAALRRIGLLDVSTFGGWLVAPLIDCSPEDGEEVVERLVDAQLLDVVASDGSGALRYQLHDLTRAFARERGEVEESEAEVRAACTRAAECWLTLVETAGQRMPHATLEVSATPSTSPYLDQDLADELLVDPEAWFDAEQSDLVGVVERISELDLTDVATRLAAALCSSRFSVRNLFGQWWRTHSAALEAARRVGDRDGEARLLAGLGWLRYEQDRFDEAARYYEQALEAYAHTSDAHGQAAARLSLSTVQREHGQLAKSRESLDLALAELRALGEPHAVAQAVHELGRVLTEQGELDAALEACERTLATYESFGDRRGTAIAHRSLAIVHRAAGRLDEAARRGEMAVDALRRLGDRLMSAYAVQALAKIRIRQGRGDAVRSDLLECLATCNDMQDGFGQALLLRTLGELELAVGRPEVAHRYLERSLQWWNALGLPVWRARTLRDLATALGALGDIGSADRTWAEALAIFERHGCREAREPRPDSVLHPA
- a CDS encoding thioesterase family protein; its protein translation is MGVFVTGVRPRWSDMDAFGHVNHANTVTLLEEARVDLLFTEAARHGVTDMTNGMVVARLVVDYLTPIVFTGDEIVVEMSVRELRSASFLLDYVVRDQRGDDGVIVTKAETLMVPYNVAAARPRRLDEAERDFLAGWRAGGNGA